In Janibacter cremeus, a genomic segment contains:
- a CDS encoding Crp/Fnr family transcriptional regulator produces MSHTQLPVIQDSPHDLCVARVPLFQGLSHQELLDVAQLARPRQLTKGEQVYAAGAGTSQLLVVHTGAVKVARPEPSGHEHLIRVLGPGDFVGESAFLSGRAPNHYAIAAEPSSLCTFQHADLAQLVRSHPSIGLRMLQDVSGRLQDTESRLVSLISGDVTSRLADYLLSLRGTATGEGLEVALPLAKKDIASLLDTTPESLSRQLRHLKESGVVTPRGPRGLLIRDTDALMELASGS; encoded by the coding sequence ATGTCCCATACCCAGCTGCCCGTCATCCAGGACTCGCCCCACGACCTGTGCGTGGCGCGAGTGCCGCTCTTCCAGGGGCTGAGCCACCAGGAGCTGCTCGACGTGGCCCAGCTGGCCCGGCCCCGACAGCTGACGAAGGGGGAGCAGGTCTACGCGGCCGGGGCAGGCACCTCGCAACTGCTCGTGGTGCACACCGGCGCGGTGAAGGTCGCCCGCCCCGAGCCCAGCGGCCACGAGCACCTCATCCGGGTGCTCGGCCCGGGTGACTTCGTGGGCGAGTCGGCCTTCCTCAGCGGTCGTGCGCCGAACCACTACGCGATCGCGGCCGAGCCGAGCAGTCTGTGCACCTTCCAGCACGCCGACCTGGCTCAGCTGGTGCGGTCCCACCCCTCCATCGGTCTGCGGATGCTGCAGGACGTCAGCGGCCGGCTGCAGGACACGGAGTCGCGGCTGGTCTCACTCATCTCCGGCGACGTCACCTCCCGGCTGGCGGACTACCTGCTCTCCCTGCGCGGGACCGCGACAGGCGAGGGACTCGAGGTGGCCCTGCCGCTGGCGAAGAAGGACATCGCCTCGCTGCTCGACACCACTCCCGAGTCCCTCAGCCGACAGCTGCGTCACCTCAAGGAGTCCGGGGTCGTAACCCCCCGCGGGCCCCGTGGGCTGCTCATCCGGGACACCGATGCCCTGATGGAACTCGCTTCCGGCAGCTGA
- a CDS encoding MsnO8 family LLM class oxidoreductase, with the protein MTLPVPISLLDRSRTRAGEPSETALRDTVERAGRAEQLGFHRFWVAEHHAVPGIASGSPPLLMAAIAARTQRIRVGSGGVMLPNHRPIVVAEQARLLTALHPGRVDLGVGRSLGFTAPVRDALGVHEYSPERFAEDLTALADFLDDTGPVTAMPKGAPSPSLFVLATGSGLATAAERGLPVVVGGPVLWGDLAPLQGYRDRFVPSPACPEPYVVVSADVMIADTSARARELALPEAWAMVESRTTGAFPPLRPQPAMTLTDRQQAKIEEHLARSVHGTSDKVFEDLTALTRRTGADEIMAWISTHDREAQGGSEAALAAMAPVS; encoded by the coding sequence ATGACGCTTCCCGTCCCGATATCACTGCTGGACCGCTCGCGCACCCGGGCGGGCGAGCCGAGCGAGACGGCCCTGCGGGACACGGTCGAGCGTGCGGGGCGGGCGGAGCAGCTGGGCTTCCACCGGTTCTGGGTGGCCGAGCACCACGCCGTACCGGGGATCGCCAGCGGCAGCCCACCGCTGCTGATGGCGGCGATCGCTGCTCGCACGCAGCGCATCCGGGTCGGCTCGGGCGGCGTGATGTTGCCCAACCACAGGCCGATCGTCGTCGCTGAGCAGGCCCGGCTGCTCACTGCGCTCCACCCGGGACGGGTCGACCTCGGGGTCGGCCGGTCGCTGGGTTTCACCGCTCCCGTGCGCGACGCCCTGGGCGTGCACGAGTACTCGCCGGAGCGGTTCGCCGAGGACCTGACCGCCCTCGCGGACTTCCTCGACGACACCGGCCCGGTCACCGCGATGCCGAAGGGGGCGCCGTCGCCTTCGCTCTTCGTCCTGGCCACCGGATCTGGCTTGGCGACCGCTGCGGAGCGCGGGCTGCCCGTCGTCGTGGGTGGGCCGGTGCTGTGGGGTGATCTTGCGCCATTGCAGGGCTACCGGGACCGATTCGTGCCCAGTCCGGCCTGCCCGGAGCCGTACGTCGTCGTCAGCGCCGATGTGATGATCGCCGACACGTCGGCACGGGCGCGGGAGCTCGCGCTGCCGGAGGCCTGGGCCATGGTGGAGTCCCGCACGACCGGCGCATTTCCTCCCCTTCGTCCGCAGCCGGCGATGACGCTCACGGACCGGCAGCAGGCCAAGATCGAGGAACACCTGGCGCGATCGGTCCACGGGACATCGGACAAGGTCTTCGAGGACCTCACTGCGCTGACCCGGCGGACCGGGGCCGACGAGATCATGGCCTGG
- a CDS encoding heavy-metal-associated domain-containing protein — protein MIATSASPRTLTVLHVRGLSSPSSVEQIQQELGRVPGVASARVKLASARVEVMHSPAVASTQDLVAAVAAAGYTARPSPF, from the coding sequence GTGATCGCCACATCCGCCAGCCCGAGGACGCTGACCGTCCTGCACGTCCGAGGTCTGTCGAGCCCCTCGAGCGTGGAGCAGATCCAGCAGGAGCTGGGCCGGGTCCCCGGCGTCGCATCGGCGCGGGTGAAGCTCGCCTCCGCACGCGTCGAGGTCATGCACAGCCCGGCCGTGGCCAGCACCCAGGACCTGGTCGCCGCCGTCGCCGCGGCCGGGTACACCGCCCGCCCGTCGCCCTTCTGA
- a CDS encoding DUF3152 domain-containing protein, with product MDSSELAPKDSGQAHRRRVGAAVGALAVIGLLLIVLRPGPDSGAAPVATSTTTTTSASADAGPTTGPPAPASHPSTPSTSSSPSPTLPDYRSTGEFEVAKGSDRIRGTSGRLMTYEVEVEKGSGVSTKAFAGAIDATLRNPRGWTAGGNWQFQRVPGGQSDLIIRLATPDSVDEQCAAAGANTRGYTSCRTGRYILINLDRWFLGVPQIRDLDLYRGYLINHEVGHALGKGHQACPGKGEAAPVMLQQTLDLDGCVANAWPRDPKGKPITGPPTD from the coding sequence GTGGACTCGTCCGAACTCGCGCCCAAGGACAGTGGGCAGGCACACCGTCGCAGGGTGGGCGCCGCAGTGGGGGCGCTCGCCGTCATCGGGCTGCTGCTGATCGTCCTGCGCCCCGGGCCGGACTCCGGCGCCGCTCCGGTTGCCACGTCGACCACGACCACGACCTCGGCGTCGGCTGACGCCGGCCCCACGACCGGCCCGCCGGCGCCGGCCTCCCACCCGTCGACGCCGTCGACGTCCTCGAGCCCGAGTCCCACGCTGCCGGACTACCGGAGCACCGGGGAGTTCGAGGTAGCCAAGGGGTCGGACCGGATCCGTGGCACGTCGGGTCGACTGATGACCTACGAGGTGGAGGTCGAGAAGGGCTCCGGCGTGTCCACCAAGGCCTTCGCCGGCGCCATCGACGCGACCCTGCGCAACCCCCGCGGCTGGACCGCTGGCGGCAACTGGCAGTTCCAGCGGGTGCCCGGGGGCCAGTCGGACCTGATCATCCGACTCGCGACCCCCGACAGCGTGGACGAGCAGTGCGCTGCAGCCGGCGCCAACACCCGTGGCTACACCTCCTGCCGCACTGGCCGGTACATCCTGATCAACCTCGACCGGTGGTTCCTGGGCGTCCCACAGATCAGGGACCTGGACCTCTACCGCGGCTACCTGATCAACCACGAGGTGGGGCACGCGCTGGGCAAGGGGCACCAGGCCTGCCCCGGCAAGGGTGAGGCCGCCCCCGTCATGCTGCAGCAGACACTCGACCTCGACGGCTGCGTGGCCAACGCCTGGCCCCGCGACCCCAAGGGCAAGCCGATCACCGGGCCACCGACCGACTGA
- a CDS encoding HAD-IIA family hydrolase — MTDHPVDSWLTDMDGVLVQEQHAIEGASQFLTELERLGLPYLVLTNNSIYSRRDLRARLLTSGLDVPEERIWTSALATAQFLAEQTTGEGRRGTAFVIGEFGLTGALHEAGFVLSERDPDFVVLGETRTYSFTSITQAIRHVLGGARFIATNPDTTGPSPDGPLPATGSVAALITAATGVQPYYVGKPNPLMMRSALNAIGAHSETTAMVGDRMDTDIVAGIEAGMRSALVLSGVTQRDEVTRHPFRPTWVVDSIADVVPMVEELARG; from the coding sequence ATGACCGACCATCCCGTCGACAGCTGGCTCACCGACATGGACGGTGTGCTCGTGCAGGAGCAGCACGCCATCGAGGGGGCGTCGCAGTTCCTCACCGAGCTGGAGCGGCTCGGCCTGCCCTATCTCGTGCTGACGAACAACTCGATCTACTCGCGCCGCGACCTGCGGGCCCGCCTCCTCACCTCCGGCCTGGACGTGCCCGAGGAGCGGATCTGGACCTCGGCACTGGCCACCGCCCAGTTCCTGGCCGAGCAGACGACAGGCGAAGGGCGCCGGGGCACCGCCTTCGTCATCGGTGAGTTCGGCCTCACCGGCGCGCTGCACGAGGCCGGGTTCGTCCTGAGCGAGCGCGATCCCGACTTCGTCGTGCTCGGCGAGACCCGCACCTACTCCTTCACCTCGATCACGCAGGCGATCCGCCACGTCCTCGGCGGCGCACGGTTCATCGCGACCAATCCCGACACCACCGGTCCCTCGCCGGACGGCCCACTGCCGGCAACCGGGTCCGTGGCCGCTCTGATCACGGCCGCCACGGGTGTGCAGCCGTACTACGTCGGCAAACCCAATCCGCTGATGATGCGATCGGCCCTCAACGCGATCGGGGCGCACTCCGAGACCACGGCGATGGTCGGTGACCGCATGGACACCGACATCGTCGCGGGCATCGAGGCGGGAATGCGCTCGGCGCTGGTCCTGTCCGGGGTCACGCAGCGGGATGAGGTGACCCGCCACCCCTTCCGTCCCACGTGGGTGGTGGACTCGATCGCCGATGTCGTACCGATGGTCGAGGAGCTCGCCCGAGGATGA
- a CDS encoding MFS transporter, giving the protein MATIGFAVNFWAWALISPLGPLFRGSGQLGELTEFDVSLLVAVPVVVGSLGRIIAGSMTDRFGGRVMFPVISGLTILPVLFIGFFALNSYALLLVAGFFLGIAGTVFAVGVPFVNSWFPPAQRGLAIGIFGAGMGGTAISALTTVRLFEKDAALPFLITAALLAVYTVAAWLILRDAPGRVVPTTSMMQRLRANITLPVTWQAGILYSIAFGGYVAFSVYLPAYLITEHGLDPADASMRMAGFVVVAVIARPIGGAVADKVGSIPVLGVVFAVTAVCAAMVAGNPPLHAGGTVAFLAMAAALGAGSGAVFALIAQVTDPARVGGVTGIVGAAGGLGGFVPPLIMGYVYGRFDSFAIGLWLLAIAAALTLALTFGPVRRLAAEAGAH; this is encoded by the coding sequence ATGGCCACCATCGGCTTCGCCGTGAACTTCTGGGCGTGGGCCCTGATCAGCCCGCTCGGGCCCCTCTTTCGCGGCTCCGGTCAGCTCGGCGAGCTGACCGAGTTCGACGTCTCGCTGCTCGTCGCAGTGCCGGTCGTCGTCGGTTCGCTCGGCCGGATCATCGCTGGTTCCATGACCGACCGCTTCGGCGGTCGTGTGATGTTCCCGGTGATCTCGGGCCTGACGATCCTCCCCGTGCTGTTCATCGGCTTCTTCGCGCTGAACTCCTACGCCCTGCTGCTGGTGGCCGGCTTCTTCCTGGGGATCGCCGGCACCGTCTTCGCCGTCGGCGTCCCCTTCGTCAACTCGTGGTTCCCGCCGGCCCAGCGCGGTCTGGCCATCGGTATCTTCGGCGCCGGTATGGGCGGTACCGCGATCAGCGCCCTGACCACGGTGCGCCTGTTTGAGAAGGACGCAGCCCTGCCCTTCCTCATCACTGCCGCGCTCCTGGCGGTCTACACCGTCGCCGCGTGGCTGATCCTGCGCGACGCCCCCGGTCGGGTCGTGCCGACGACGAGCATGATGCAGCGTCTCCGGGCCAACATCACCCTCCCCGTGACGTGGCAGGCCGGCATCCTCTACTCGATCGCCTTCGGTGGGTACGTGGCCTTCTCGGTCTACCTGCCGGCGTACCTCATCACCGAGCACGGCCTCGACCCGGCGGACGCGTCCATGCGGATGGCCGGATTCGTCGTCGTCGCGGTGATCGCCCGTCCGATCGGCGGGGCGGTGGCCGACAAGGTCGGCTCGATCCCCGTGCTCGGCGTCGTCTTCGCGGTCACCGCCGTGTGCGCCGCCATGGTGGCCGGCAACCCGCCGCTGCACGCCGGTGGCACGGTGGCCTTCCTCGCGATGGCCGCCGCCCTCGGCGCCGGAAGCGGTGCGGTCTTCGCACTCATCGCCCAGGTCACCGACCCCGCCCGGGTGGGTGGTGTCACGGGCATCGTCGGCGCCGCCGGTGGGCTCGGCGGCTTCGTCCCACCGCTGATCATGGGCTACGTCTACGGCCGCTTCGACTCCTTCGCGATCGGCCTGTGGTTGCTCGCGATCGCCGCGGCGCTCACGCTGGCGCTGACCTTCGGGCCGGTGCGACGGCTCGCGGCGGAGGCCGGCGCACACTGA
- a CDS encoding heavy metal translocating P-type ATPase, producing the protein MNPLTWLQGRWSVPAVSAVLIAASYAMAQTANPQLWADALMIAAAVVAGVPVLVKAWRALTAKIVGIDLLVSVAAIGAVLVGNYWEAAAVTFLFAIGHSLESATLNRTRAALAELIAVAPDVAVVMRDGQQVEVPASEVAQGESVLVKNGARVPVDGVVSGGTGALDEASITGESMPVEKMSGDQVFAGTISTGGFLQVTATGVGADTTLARIIHRVEEAQEAKARTQDFMDRFSAWYTPAIIVLAVVVGLITADIVLALTLLVIACPGALVISIPVSIVAGIGRGAKDGVLIKGGEFLETSAKIDVVAVDKTGTLTEGRPRLTDVVALHPDIDESEVLRMAARAEAGSEHPLARPILEAAAEAGLPVLGLPSHTEPVPGKGIVASLDGHRIAVGNLPLIEAENHDGHDMDEAHEVVAQLASAGRTPMLVSCDGRVIGVVAVADRVRDDAPEMVARLHAAGVQKVVMMTGDIEPVGRAVAARVGIDEVLAGLLPEEKLRAVEDLQRQGHVVAMVGDGVNDAPALATADIGVAMGAAGTGVAIETADIALMKDDLLKLPEAVSLARRTVNNMRQNIVVALGTVAVLVAGVLFGGVTMAVGMLVHEVSVLVVIGNAMRLLRRRADGRRVGQQAAQLPEASSIRASVSRMSSPRGPRGVTTPDSLR; encoded by the coding sequence ATGAACCCCCTCACCTGGCTGCAAGGACGCTGGAGCGTCCCTGCGGTCTCGGCAGTGCTGATCGCGGCGTCCTATGCCATGGCGCAGACCGCAAACCCGCAGCTGTGGGCCGACGCCCTGATGATCGCTGCCGCGGTCGTCGCCGGCGTCCCGGTCCTGGTCAAGGCCTGGCGCGCACTCACGGCCAAGATCGTCGGGATCGACCTGCTCGTGTCGGTCGCCGCCATCGGTGCGGTCCTCGTGGGCAACTACTGGGAGGCCGCCGCGGTGACCTTCCTCTTCGCCATCGGGCACTCGCTCGAGTCGGCGACGCTGAACCGCACCCGAGCGGCCCTGGCCGAGCTGATCGCCGTGGCCCCCGACGTGGCCGTCGTCATGCGTGACGGGCAGCAGGTCGAGGTCCCTGCCAGCGAGGTGGCGCAGGGGGAGAGCGTCCTGGTCAAGAACGGCGCCAGGGTGCCCGTGGACGGCGTGGTCTCCGGGGGCACGGGCGCTCTCGACGAGGCCTCGATTACCGGTGAGTCGATGCCGGTGGAGAAGATGAGCGGGGATCAGGTCTTCGCCGGCACGATCTCCACGGGCGGCTTCCTGCAGGTGACGGCGACCGGTGTCGGTGCCGACACCACACTCGCCCGGATCATCCACCGCGTCGAGGAGGCCCAGGAGGCCAAGGCCAGGACGCAGGACTTCATGGATCGCTTCTCCGCCTGGTACACGCCGGCCATCATCGTGCTGGCGGTTGTCGTCGGACTGATCACGGCGGACATCGTGTTGGCCCTGACCCTGCTGGTCATCGCCTGCCCCGGTGCGCTGGTCATCTCCATACCCGTCTCGATCGTGGCCGGTATCGGTCGCGGCGCGAAGGACGGTGTCCTCATCAAGGGTGGCGAGTTCCTCGAGACGTCAGCGAAGATCGACGTCGTCGCGGTCGACAAGACGGGCACGCTCACCGAGGGGCGCCCACGCCTGACGGACGTCGTCGCGCTCCACCCCGACATCGACGAGTCCGAGGTGCTGCGGATGGCCGCCCGCGCCGAGGCCGGGTCCGAGCACCCCCTGGCCCGCCCCATCCTCGAGGCGGCAGCCGAGGCGGGCCTGCCCGTCCTTGGCCTCCCTTCGCACACCGAGCCGGTACCCGGCAAGGGGATTGTCGCCTCGCTGGACGGCCACCGCATCGCCGTCGGCAACCTGCCTCTCATCGAGGCCGAGAACCACGACGGCCACGACATGGACGAGGCGCACGAGGTGGTCGCCCAGCTCGCCTCGGCCGGTCGCACACCGATGCTCGTCTCCTGCGACGGGCGGGTGATCGGTGTCGTCGCCGTCGCGGACCGGGTCCGTGACGACGCTCCCGAGATGGTCGCCCGCCTGCACGCCGCCGGAGTGCAGAAGGTCGTGATGATGACCGGTGACATCGAGCCCGTGGGGCGTGCGGTCGCTGCCCGGGTCGGCATCGACGAGGTCCTGGCGGGGCTGCTGCCCGAGGAGAAGCTGCGGGCCGTGGAGGACCTGCAGCGACAGGGACACGTCGTCGCCATGGTCGGTGACGGTGTGAACGACGCGCCGGCCCTGGCCACCGCTGACATCGGTGTCGCCATGGGCGCCGCCGGCACCGGCGTCGCGATCGAGACGGCCGACATCGCCCTGATGAAGGACGACCTGCTCAAGCTGCCCGAAGCGGTGTCGCTGGCGCGGCGCACGGTCAACAACATGCGCCAGAACATCGTGGTCGCCCTGGGCACGGTCGCCGTCCTGGTCGCCGGGGTCCTCTTCGGCGGCGTGACGATGGCCGTCGGGATGCTCGTCCACGAGGTCTCGGTCCTCGTGGTGATCGGCAACGCGATGCGCCTGCTGCGCCGACGGGCCGACGGCCGTCGCGTCGGACAGCAGGCAGCTCAGCTGCCGGAAGCGAGTTCCATCAGGGCATCGGTGTCCCGGATGAGCAGCCCACGGGGCCCGCGGGGGGTTACGACCCCGGACTCCTTGAGGTGA
- a CDS encoding heavy-metal-associated domain-containing protein yields MTATTNTTTTTLRAEGFSCPSCVAKIEKQVGRLAGVESVKVHFATARVVVVHDPAVASTDDLVAAVAKAGYTARPSAF; encoded by the coding sequence ATGACTGCCACGACCAACACCACGACCACCACCCTTCGCGCGGAGGGCTTCTCGTGCCCCTCGTGCGTGGCCAAGATCGAGAAGCAGGTCGGCCGCCTCGCGGGAGTCGAGTCCGTGAAGGTGCACTTCGCCACCGCCCGTGTCGTGGTCGTCCACGACCCTGCCGTCGCGTCCACCGACGACCTCGTCGCAGCGGTCGCCAAGGCGGGTTACACCGCCCGCCCGTCCGCCTTCTGA